The DNA window TTGAGTGCAGCTCACAGgggatgccagcagctcagaggcagTTTGGTGCCCCAGCAGcttcctgtgccagctggatGTGCTTGTGCCAGCCCGTGATCCGGGTGTGGGGTGTTTCAGGATGtgctctggctcctgctctgtgctgtctttgcctcaggcaggagcagaggattCTCTCTGTAGGTCAGAatgcagagagagggagaggctgcagtggGACACTGACTCTGCATGAGTCAAacacaaaaaggggaaaatgataTTAAGGGGAACAGGCATAAATGCATGGAAGGCTGCCTTGATACTAATTGCTGTCTCCTGGAATGCAGATTCCTGCTGGACAGGGTGGCTGGATTGTCAGAGGAGCTGATAGCATCACGGCTGGTGCCTCTCCTGCTCAATCAGCTCGTGTTTGCAGAACCTGTAGCTGTCAAGAGTTTTCTTCCTCATCTGCTGGGCCCAAAGAAAGGTGACCTTTAAATACTTCCTCATCACAATTATTCCTGACAAGTTTGAAATGAATTCAGAGCAGTTGTTTGATTGCATCAAGGGAACAGTGGTGTTTCCCTGACAGAACAAATGCTGTAACAGGACAGTTACCTGTGCTTCCTCCtttgcactgctctgctgctgctgggggacaaTTAGCAATGATCTGGTGTCAccactcagcagctgctgcctgagctggctctgctgggtgaAGCAGCCTTTGCCCACCCTCCCCTCTGTTCCCTAGAGCAAAGTGGggagagccagcccagctgccttcTGTCACCAGCCCTGTTCCAGGCCCACgtcatccctgtgctgctgaagctCTTTGAGGTGCACGAGGAGCACGTGAGGATGGTGCTGCTGTCTCACATCCACGCCTACGCCGAGCTCTTCTCTCGGGAGGAGCTGAAGAACATCATCCTGCCCCAGGTTAGGGACAGCACACCTGGGGTGCTGCACCCTGGAATtgggtgctgtgtgctggaatATGGGGGTAGGATGCTGGAATATGGGGGTGGGATGGTTGGGATGGACAGACACCAGAGATCTCGGCAGCCAGGTCGTGGaatttgtggtttattgcaaagggcctgggtgcagggccctgctgggagctgcagccacagctcagagcaggccccagagaagagagagagagagaggggtaaagagagagaaggcaagagCCTGCTAAGGAGGATGAAAAAGTGAGGAAGAGTAAAAGAGAGAGAAGTTCCCATTAAAATACCATacatcttctgtgttgaatattctaattctcactaaccagtCTAATACAAGATAAAAATCCTACATTATCCATTACATAATccattacattaccatactgtgttacattttaaaccctaaaaactcctctttgggccccttctgccaagctgcagggtctgctctgacccttgggcctgtctgcaagcagagggtgttgttccatcaaaaggggattaccttcagctggccgcaccattgttttccagttgttcagtaactgagggatctcaaagcttgctttcatttcaatctcacttatagtttctatattctcaaaatcttttgctgggcaatcatatttataaggctttcctgtttcatcttgcCCAACATATGGgacttcacagaatcactgaatggtttgggttggaagggacttgaaGGACcatctaatctaatctaatctaatctaaccccctgccatgggcaggaacagcttccaccagaccaggttgctcagagtcccCTAGCATCAGCCACCCTACTTAACTGGTAGCACAAAGTGGAATTTTATGCTCTGAAACAACATCCAGtctctgctgagagctgcaggggaTTAGAAATGAGATGtgctgcaaaagcagcactTGAGGAGGCAAGCAGTGCAAAAGCAGagtttgggctgtgctgccatcagTGTGTTGTTGGTGCAGGTGTTGCTGGGCCTGAGGGACACCAGTGACTCCATCGTGGCCATaaccctgcacagcctggctgtcctCGTCTCCCTGCTGGGGCCTGAAGTGGTTGTGGGTGGAGAAAGAACAAAGATCTTCAAAAGCTCTGCACCAAGTTTCATGAAAACTGCTGATCTCTCCCCAGAAGGTAAAAGATACAGTCAGAGTGCTCTTGGGGTGCTGGCCTGTTCTGTCCAAGCAGTTCAGGCAGAATTTTTTGGATCATTAATCTGTTCCTGGTGAcaggttaatttttaaaaaaaaagctaatttgCAGCCAAACTTGGATTTTAAGTTAGGTTATTTGCAGATACAGAATTGATATCAGAAGAAGAGTtatataaaagtattttaaatataccAAATATATTGGGAAAAAGTGAAACCTCTTCTTTATTTAAGAATCCCTGTAAGTAAAGCAGGTAGTGtatgtgtgtgagtgtgtctTTTGTGGAAAAACTGTATTTCCTTTCTGAAGGACTTACACAGGCAGTTATTTAATATTCCCTCTGTCCTTTCTGTTCTTAAAACCAGTAAATCTCATGTTCTTCCCCCAATTTCTATTCATAGATTGGAAAAGGAATACCAACTTCCCTATTTTCTCAGCTCTCTGGAGGCTTTTCAGCTAATGCAAGTGAAGACAGTAGCCCCTGCACCTGCTAGATAACTTGGAACCAAGTGTGCTAAGGGAAAGCTTCTCTGGATATTGAAACTCAGAATTTATAACAAGGGAAAAGTCAGCATCTGTGCAACTTTAGATGTAGAGATACCAAATGAAATACATGACAGATCAGTTTAAGTGCTTGCTTCCTGTTAATGTGTGTACTGGCAGCTACCACCCTTCATTAAAATCTGTGGATGGCTCACTGCATTAGtttctttaattatttcttgTAGTAGTAGACTGTAGTAAATAAACCACTTTGGATCACAGGTTTATTTTTCAGCACATACTTAAAATCCGATCTGATTTAACtattgaaaaaaacaacaaaacccccaccTTTGTCCTCAACAGTGAGTGATGatctgcagaaagcagcacaagAGGCTGAGCTTAGGATGCTTACTGAGCTGtttgctccagcccctcagaggGTGTGCCCTTAATGAATGTTCCCTGTGTTCCTTTCCTGTGGGCCACGTGTgtctggtggcactggtgatGCCCAGaaggcaggcacagctggctggggacacacatgAGCCCTGTGCAAGGAAGGCACAAAACGGTGCCATTTGGAAATGGTGGCCCAGGCTCCCATCAGCAGCACTGATcatcccctgcagctcccaaaaaTGGCCTGCAGCCATGTGCTTGCCAAGCTGGCATCTCTGAGCCAGGGAAATAAATacacctgccctgggcagctccaaaGCATGGCCTGGGCTGCCCACCACCCACCTCACCTCgctgccagggcagctttcAGAGTAGAGACTCATTTCTCattccagggagctgctgtgcccatgcccaGGCCTGGAGAAGGGTTTGTGTACTGTCATGAGTTATGCTTGGAATTGCTGTGAGTGAGTGCAGTGCTTTTGTGGAAGGCAGGTACCAGGGGATTTGTGATGCAGTTGGGATTTTGGATCCAGCCAGCTGgcaaacagcatttttaaagcatctgCTCTGATCTTAATCAGTTTATTCATTGTGTGTGTCTTGAAAGAACATCTCAGCAAAGCTGACCATGTACAGTTGCCATAACTGTGTAGTGacaagagctgcaggcagcaggaacagaggaGCATTGTGTTCTGTAGGGATCAGGAGGTGCAGCTGTTGGATTGCTGTGCCAGTTCAGCTCAGACTGACAGCACACCTTGTGCACTCGtgtcctttcttttcttttatcttgGCAGGTTCCCCCAGTCATGGAGTGATCAATCAGAGAAACCAAACCTCTCAGCCCCTGAagagcaatcccagctctgcaaatGCACCTGGCAAAAAGCTTCCTGTGCAACAGGACAGTCCCCTGGCTTCACAGACAGGTAAAACCTGCCCTAGTGCTTCCTTTCAGAAATCAAGTGTTCACCAAGGAAGTGTTGCTTGAAAAGATGTGCCTGTTCCCCCATGTGCTGATCTGAAAGTGAACCACAGAAGGCCACAGTGAAGGAGGGGGATTGTGATCCTTAGCCTGCTAGGGAATGGCTGTTTGGGAAGCTGACACACACAGACTGAGTGCCTGGGCTTGGATTTGTTTTCTTATGGCAgattctgtgctgtgctttcacccctcccagctcagcagatACTCTGCATTTACAGGGCAGCTCATTCTGACAGAGCTGATTCTGTTTCCTTCCATGGCCTTTTCCAGTCACCTCGTGCTTATCAGCAATCAGCTTGTGTtgccccagggctctgaggtGAATTCCCTCCTTTGCAAgcaggaaggtgtccctgctttCTAATCCAAGAAGGAGCTTTCTTTCCAATCAATTACTGGCTTGTTCCCATGCCAGGTGGTGCCTGTAATGCCAAGAACTTCTGCTCTTGTAACACCTTTGTCTTGCACAGGTGAGCAAGGCACTGAGCCCCCCCTGAATGGAATTCCTGGAAGCATGAAtaccctggggagcagcaggagctctctgACTACCTCAGAAAAGCCAGCAGAGGAGTGGCCAGACTGGAGTGAGCCAGAGGAGACAGACACTGAGAAAACTGTGAACATCCAgatccagccccaggagctgcagggcagcacaggacCTTACTTTGCTGATCATGATGTGGATGAGAAGCCTTGGGATGACTTTGAACCCAGGAGCCCCAGTCACAAACTGTCCTCAGGAACCTGCCCCACTGTGACACAGGCTGGTGCAGCTGAAAGGCCTCTGCCAGGAACCCAGCAGCTGAGCAAAGAATTCCAAAGCCTCAGACTGAGTCCCCCCACAAAGCCTTGCCATGGGAACAGCTGGAGCAATGACAAGTGGGACCATGAGGAACAAGTGGGAGAAACTGTGGTGCCAAAAACCTTTCAGGAAAGGCTGAAGTCTTCATCAGAGTCTGGCCTGGGAGAAGAATTCACCATCAAAGTGAAGAGGAAACCAGTGCAAGACCCAGAGCTGGACTGGTTTGCTGACATGATCCCAGACATTAAACCTTCTTCCTCCCTCTTGATTTTACCTGAGGCAAGGACAGAAGCAGTTATTCCCACCCACTCGGGTGGGCTGTCCAGCAGAGAAGGGGCCTCCCAGACTGTGCTGTTCTCATCCAAATTTGCAGCAGCTGATGTGATGGAGGTAAGAGGCTCCAGGTTTAGGTGACTGCAGCCTGAGAGGCTCCTCAgcacacagcaggcacagctaCTGCAGTGGGCACTTGGTACAGCAAAGGGAGCTCTGCTAGGAAACAGGCAATGGGCTCCATTTGCACACTCCTACAAGCACTCAGGAGTTTTAGCTCCAGCTTCTATTCTGTGCTGCTGTATCCTGGAATGCTGTGATTTGTTAAGGAGAGTTTGGTCAGGACAGGTAAAACAAGGCTGGGTCCTGGCTGCTGAACAGACATGGTCCCATCCACAGACAGAAGGGGCTTTCAGGCACAGAGAGTGCTCAGGACTGAAGTGTTTCTCCTGACTCTTCTAGCAAAACATAATAGCATTTAAATTAAGGCCCAGGAAACCTGAACCTCCAGAATACAGAGTAAAGATTTTTGGGTGTGTGGAACATTTCTCTATTTCAGAGATCAGGGGGAATCACAAAACTGGAGTTTGTTTAAGCAGATAAATCCCTGTAGCCCAATCAGGGAGACTCCAAAGGCCATTGCTGTTTGCTAGGAGGGCAAGGCAGTGTTCCCACTTGAACATGGAACTCCCCTAGGGAACAGGTGTTGACTTGGAGTTGTTTTGCTCATTCAGCCCCAAGAGAGCtaccccagggacagcagggagcatGGGGAGAGGAGCCTGGGCTGTAAACTGAGGTTGTTTATGACATttgaaagtggcacagtgtcCTGTGACTGTCATCACCCCAGCCCCATTGTGGGGGGAAGGCAGTGAGATCTGTGTCAGTGGGAAGGGGAAATCAAACTTAGTGTTAGAATACAACCTGAAAACAGCTCTTTCCTAGGGGAAAGAAATCATCTAATGTGTGGCatcatttttttaatgggaagtGGGTTTGAtacaaagagtaaaaaaaaataagactcCCTGTTAAGTCTGCTTTTGAACTACAGGAGGAATCACCTTAAAGGCAGAGTTCTTTAAGACCATAAGCTGCAAGTACTGACATTTCATTTTTGGGCTTTTGGCCTTGTGCATGAATGCTCTGCCATCCCAAGCCCCAcaggctcctgcctggctcctgggctgtgctAAGCACACAAGTACATTCCACATCCTTTAATCTTGATAATTTTATGTGATTCCAGGCTGAAGCTACAGGCTGGGGTGAAGAAGAGGAGTTGAACTGGGAAGATGACACAAACTGGTAACAGTTCTGAAGGAGACCAAGGTGATAGATGGTGTGTTGGATCCTgtgacaggagctgctgcttccccagtACAATGGATAATAAAGTACCTCAGCACTGCTTTTGCCACAAGGCAGGCACTTGCTGCACAGCCACACCATCCTGTGGGGCCTGAGCtcgtgccagggctgctccttcccagtcTGTGCCAAAAGCTGCAGGGGTGAGCCTGCACTCCAGCAATATGCCCAGCTGtggtgctgcccctgctcccagagacAGGACAGCTGATGGTGCTGATGTGCTACTGCAGGCCAAGAGTGGTGGGTGGAGGAGATTGGTCCAGAACTCACCCCTTCCCTGAAAAACTGCTGACAATAAATGAAAGTCACACTGAGTTTCTTGGTTAATGtgcctttttcctttggttttcctgtttggtttcttttccctttcccaaaaaaataaagcccTTAGAAATGGCTCCTTTTAACTTTTCAGCTAAGAGATGATTTTAAGATGAATGTACAGTTTATTCAacttatttatttctgtttgtataGTTCTGTCAATGGATGGCACCAGAGGTGCTGGGAACCATTCAGTGACCAACCAGAAACTGCTTAAGGACATGTTCTTTCTGCTCTTAACTGTAAAGAAcaataaagattatttttaaattatcaccCTAGTGTGGAGTACCTGCATGTGACAGGAACAAGATCACTGCTACTTTTACAACAGATTCAAACCTTTCAGTGTTCAGAATGCAATGTCATGGAATGTTTATCTGCACACAGTAAAAGAACAAGCAATACACAAACCCACAGCTCCCGTGTCCGGTAGTGCACTCAAACCCATCAGGCCGTGCAGgagaggctggcactgccccccTCAGTCCatcctggcacacacagcactgccccATGGCACAGCTTTTCTTCAGCAGCACTCCTGGCACAAAGgcacctcctccctccctccctcccccagggagctgagctggtccctgtccccaaggcctgAGGAGCAGCTACCGCACGCTGGCCCTGAGGGTGGCCATGGCTGCATGCAGAGCCTCCAGCTTCCCTGCAAGCCAGCCTGGGGGGGGCcctttctggagcagcagcttcacAGCCTCCACTGCTCCCTCCATGGTGCCCACTGCTGCCTTGTACTGCTCCTCAGAGGGTGGGTGACAGGCTCTTTTGGCCACAGGCTGCAGATTTAAGCAAACATGAAAACATCAATTTAATACTGTGCTTGAGGGATCAGTCTTCATCCAAATGTAAGAAAGCCCTTaggtggagcagagctgcaagaGTCCCTTGTCCTGTGAGGGTTCTTGCTGCCTGGCAGGCACTACAGACCATTAAAATACCATACAAAGGGCCAGCAGTGCACGTGACCTTTGTTCTTAGAACATGGAgggcagcaagagcagctcagcttttcAGAGACACCCCAGAAGTGACAGAAATGAACAGAATCACACATACCTCTCCTGTTGACTCCAATTCTCCATCCACTTTCAAAACCTGTGCTGCACTCCAGGTGATCCTTTCTTGCTTCAGGCGTTCTGTTCGTGCTTCTCTTGTCTCCTCCACCTGCCTTGTCTGGGGAGAAAGCCCCAGGAGAGGTAACTGAACATTCACAGGCACAATTTATAGGCCAGAACaaaagggggagagggaggggttTTAATGTGCAGTTCAAAGAATATTATTTCTCACACACTATTCTGGATCAGAGGCTGAGGTTATCCACAACTGCCAGTTCTTCTGTAAATTATCTG is part of the Zonotrichia leucophrys gambelii isolate GWCS_2022_RI chromosome 8, RI_Zleu_2.0, whole genome shotgun sequence genome and encodes:
- the SCYL3 gene encoding protein-associating with the carboxyl-terminal domain of ezrin isoform X2, producing the protein MGSESSALKSYSLEEPPLTLPSGHSIHPAVLQDGKRASVFVYKRDSQDKVDKAAKHLKTLRHPCLLRFLSCTVEANGIHLVTERVKPLEMVLETLSAAEICAGIYDVLLALIFLHDRGNLTHNNVCLSSVFVSEDGHWKLGGMETVCKFSEATPEFLCHVRSVREQSCIPCEEMSADFKMLPSSYGHARDAYAFGTTVENLLTVLHDQVSADILSSFQQTLHCTLLNPDPKCRPPLSSLLSHEFFRNDFLEVVNFLKTLTLKSEEEKTEFFKFLLDRVAGLSEELIASRLVPLLLNQLVFAEPVAVKSFLPHLLGPKKEQSGESQPSCLLSPALFQAHVIPVLLKLFEVHEEHVRMVLLSHIHAYAELFSREELKNIILPQVLLGLRDTSDSIVAITLHSLAVLVSLLGPEVVVGGERTKIFKSSAPSFMKTADLSPEGSPSHGVINQRNQTSQPLKSNPSSANAPGKKLPVQQDSPLASQTGEQGTEPPLNGIPGSMNTLGSSRSSLTTSEKPAEEWPDWSEPEETDTEKTVNIQIQPQELQGSTGPYFADHDVDEKPWDDFEPRSPSHKLSSGTCPTVTQAGAAERPLPGTQQLSKEFQSLRLSPPTKPCHGNSWSNDKWDHEEQVGETVVPKTFQERLKSSSESGLGEEFTIKVKRKPVQDPELDWFADMIPDIKPSSSLLILPEARTEAVIPTHSGGLSSREGASQTVLFSSKFAAADVMEAEATGWGEEEELNWEDDTNW
- the SCYL3 gene encoding protein-associating with the carboxyl-terminal domain of ezrin isoform X1, producing the protein MLLCQGAHQRKIQFRENALKVTWTAPAGTKAAQSKSSCSQGVFVVSRAAVQGMGSESSALKSYSLEEPPLTLPSGHSIHPAVLQDGKRASVFVYKRDSQDKVDKAAKHLKTLRHPCLLRFLSCTVEANGIHLVTERVKPLEMVLETLSAAEICAGIYDVLLALIFLHDRGNLTHNNVCLSSVFVSEDGHWKLGGMETVCKFSEATPEFLCHVRSVREQSCIPCEEMSADFKMLPSSYGHARDAYAFGTTVENLLTVLHDQVSADILSSFQQTLHCTLLNPDPKCRPPLSSLLSHEFFRNDFLEVVNFLKTLTLKSEEEKTEFFKFLLDRVAGLSEELIASRLVPLLLNQLVFAEPVAVKSFLPHLLGPKKEQSGESQPSCLLSPALFQAHVIPVLLKLFEVHEEHVRMVLLSHIHAYAELFSREELKNIILPQVLLGLRDTSDSIVAITLHSLAVLVSLLGPEVVVGGERTKIFKSSAPSFMKTADLSPEGSPSHGVINQRNQTSQPLKSNPSSANAPGKKLPVQQDSPLASQTGEQGTEPPLNGIPGSMNTLGSSRSSLTTSEKPAEEWPDWSEPEETDTEKTVNIQIQPQELQGSTGPYFADHDVDEKPWDDFEPRSPSHKLSSGTCPTVTQAGAAERPLPGTQQLSKEFQSLRLSPPTKPCHGNSWSNDKWDHEEQVGETVVPKTFQERLKSSSESGLGEEFTIKVKRKPVQDPELDWFADMIPDIKPSSSLLILPEARTEAVIPTHSGGLSSREGASQTVLFSSKFAAADVMEAEATGWGEEEELNWEDDTNW